Proteins from one Psilocybe cubensis strain MGC-MH-2018 chromosome 11, whole genome shotgun sequence genomic window:
- a CDS encoding Succinate/fumarate mitochondrial transporter, protein MYHRRLADKQTGKTSIGNIFIAGLGAGVTEAVAIVTPMEVVKIPLQAQQHSLADPLEAPRYRNAGHAVYTIIREEGISTLYRGVSLTPLRQATNQGANFTAYQEIKKLAHKYQPDLVELPSYQHMMIGLISGAMGPFSNAPIDTIKTRLQKAKATPGQSSFQRIFAIAADMWKMEGVRSFYKGITPACCAWHPGRRSCSRFMNA, encoded by the exons ATGTACCATCGTCGGCTTGCCGATAAGCAAACAGGGAAGACGAGCATTGGGAATATCTTCATTG CCGGTCTTGGGGCTGGAGTGACGGAAGCTGTTGCCATCGTGACGCCCATGGAAGTGGTGAAGATTCCTCTGCAAGCTCAACAACATTCATTGGCCGATCCTCTTGAAGCGCCTCGGTACCGTAATGCTGGTCATGCTGTGTACACCATCATTCGTGAGGAAGGAATCTCGACATTGTATCGTGGTGTCTCTTTGACGCCACTGAGACAAGCTACGAATCAGG GTGCCAACTTCACCGCGTaccaagaaatcaagaagctCGCGCATAAGTACCAGCCAGACTTGGTCGAGCTACCATCCTACCAACACATGATGATTGGTCTTATCTCTGGAGCTATGGGTCCGTTCTCAAATGCACCAATAGACACTATCAAAACTC GTCTACAAAAAGCCAAAGCAACTCCAGGCCAATCCTCCTTCCAGCGCATATTCGCGATCGCGGCAGATATGTGGAAGATGGAGGGCGTGCGGTCATTCTACAAGGGCATCACCCCCGCGTGCTGCGCGTGGCACCCGGGCAGGCGATCGTGTTCGCGGTTTATGAACGCGTGA
- a CDS encoding Transcription elongation factor SPT5, with translation MSSLRLQNGTLKASCSECCDRLDLTVFTDAFINDGAEVDGEDHIGSMAFHRPEDDSEEDSFNQLLARLEAQAKGPRQPRPIIRLEEEDRITMLQEKIARLPLENDYPLWRVGCRIGSEDAAVLSLLQTAREIHHIRSAFTRGSIRGSIYVEGIMDPALVNLLLSTPGILRNHLGVKREIVDRNHQHELLTMRDVKKDFEVGTWVLVKKGIYKGDVGLISATFSWGAQVLLIPRLNSQSAKSQKRKSSVLVPPAKLFDPEEARKLISTPIIRNADGSYTLGLLKFDHGLLEKDFDYTSIANSVMDIPYSHFSMFRSTNHPDIMRARMPRPREWCLGLEEEVLFRTPDVANRSAKWEPAVLKKLDTYDVEAEQSTIEGEREIRYSVRGTWLDILKSPKIGQFVRVVSGPYFDHRGWVVGIHGDHALITKSSVHGRISIVETNAETSSTPTNGKEQYPVPTGNDDLRKGSAETDLGTAVEAQMMPGGIMVHSDIALTLDESAATLDEEEMSMPGGSSCVTGVGKPTAAQESYNQGAVVSTTAASNQFNSGVGDDNKVEIVEHFAVHVNLLDTSFTEPLPLVDVTLLSESDPVHTKFLRHPWTGLEVIIQKHLHPRKGETGRIKDVLHHTDNAGLQLVIQLTRFNPFAPFQTIVVDYDDVVELSTFNELVLFLDPGPKFFRPIPKSSMKHVRVLPGVPQTIASASGTPMYSEPTATPAWDPSSRTPIGTPQSITPAWDPSSRTPDPTAHSPTSLALSDVSTSVSSSSETNCHTTSSSVCEHVLLNPKLVDISLNVVVNGGQFSNKTLVASTVWDANNLVLRCKKYSSWTMVDPAWVTPKYANRIHDNGPLVVIKGEHCGKFVRRIHHEGTSDNPTVLVAVVTRSKDRVDVLTGERFILSTDFLCSVPESKKDRDLNSNVMTQLKDQYKKKIL, from the exons ATGAGCAGCTTACGTCTGCAGAACGGGACCTTGAAGGCGAGCTGTTCAGAATGTTGCGATAGACTTGATTTGACTGTCTTTACAGATGCCTTCATTAACGACGGAGCGGAAGTGGACGGGGAAGATCACATAGGCTCTATGGCGTTCCATAGGCCAGAAGATGACAGCGAGGAGGATTCATTTAACCAACTACTGGCTCGCCTGGAGGCTCAAGCAAAGGGCCCTCGTCAACCACGTCCGATTATAcgtttggaggaggaagataggaTAACCATGCTCCAGGAGAAGATTGCGCGTCTTCCGCTTGAGAATGACTATCCTCTCTGGAGGGTTGGATGTCGG ATCGGCTCTGAGGATGCAGCTGTCCTATCCCTTCTCCAGACCGCAAGGGAGATCCACCATATTCGTTCCGCATTTACTCGCGGCTCTATACGCGGAAGTATCTACGTTGAAGGTATCATGGATCCAGCCCTCGTGAATCTGCTCTTGTCCACGCCCGGAATCCTTCGTAACCACCTTGGAGTCAAGCGCGAAATAGTGGATCGGAACCATCAGCACGAACTTCTTACGATGAGGGATGTCAAGAAGGATTTTGAGGTTGGGACCTGGGTTTTGGTTAAGAAAGGCATATACAAAGGAGACGTTGGACTGATTTCAGCGACTTTTTCCTGGGGCGCTCAGGTTCTTCTCATTCCTCGGCTAAATTCGCAATCTGCAAAGTCACAAAAGAGAAAGTCATCGGTACTAGTACCCCCAGCAAAACTTTTCGACCCTGAAGAAGCCCGCAAACTCATTTCTACTCCCATTATTCGCAATGCGGATGGATCATACACGCTTGGACTTCTCAAGTTTGACCATGGACTGTTGGAAAAGGATTTCGACTATACCTCCATCGCAAATTCCGTCATGGATATTCCGTATTCCCACTTCTCCATGTTTAGGAGCACCAATCATCCCGACATAATGCGAGCGCGTATGCCACGTCCTCGGGAATGGTGCTTAGGactggaagaggaggttcTTTTTCGTACACCCGACGTTGCGAATCGGTCTGCAAAGTGGGAACCTGCAGTGCTGAAAAAGCTGGACACATACGACGTTGAAGCAGAACAATCAACAATCGAAGGTGAACGTGAAATCCGCTACAGTGTTAGGGGAACATGGCTAGACATTCTCAAGTCACCAAAAATCGGGCAATTCGTTCGAGTTGTGAGCGGCCCCTATTTCGATCACAGAGGTTGGGTCGTTGGAATCCATGGAGACCATGCACTAATAACGAAAAGTTCGGTGCATGGTCGCATTTCCATTGTGGAAACAAATGCTGAAACATCTTCGACGCCCACCAACGGAAAAGAACAATATCCCGTGCCGACAGGGAACGATGATCTGAGAAAAGGTTCGGCGGAGACAGATCTGGGGACGGCGGTAGAAGCGCAAATGATGCCAGGGGGTATAATGGTGCATTCGGATATCGCTCTAACTTTGGATGAATCAGCAGCAACGttagatgaagaagaaatgtcGATGCCGGGAGGGAGTTCGTGTGTCACAGGAGTAGGAAAACCAACAGCAGCTCAGGAGTCGTACAACCAGGGCGCTGTGGTCAGTACAACAGCAGCATCTAACCAGTTTAATTCTGGGGTAGGAGATGATAACAAGGTTGAGATTGTGGAA CATTTTGCGGTACACGTCAATCTCTTGGACACTTCATTTACTGAGCCCCTACCTCTTGTCGATGTGACATTATTGTCGGAGTCAGACCCAGTCCACACCAAGTTTTTAAGACACCCATGGACTGGTTTAGAGGTCATTATACAGAAGCATCTTCACCCACGCAAGGGTGAGACTGGACGAATCAAAGACGTCCTTCATCATACAGACAACGCCGGACTGCAGCTCGTTATTCAACTCACCCGTTTTAATCCCTTTGCACCGTTCCAAACAATCGTTGTGGACTATGACGATGTCGTCGAACTTTC GACGTTCAATGAGCTCGTTCTTTTCCTTGATCCTGGGCCAAAATTTTTCCGTCCTATACCTAAGTCTTCCATGAAGCACGTCCGCGTTCTCCCTGGCGTACCGCAAACGATTGCGTCAGCGAGCGGCACACCGATGTACTCAGAACCCACTGCAACTCCAGCCTGGGATCCTTCCTCAAGGACACCCATCGGTACACCGCAATCTATCACTCCAGCTTGGGACCCCTCCTCAAGGACACCTGACCCAACTGCTCATTCGCCAACAAGTCTTGCGTTATCAGACGTCTCTACATCtgtttcctcctcatctGAAACAAACTGTCATACgacttcctcttctgtgTGCGAACATGTTCTCTTAAACCCCAAACTGGTGGACATCAGCCTGAATGTGGTAGTCAACGGCGGACAGTTCAGCAATAAAACATTAGTCGCCTCAACGGTTTGGGATGCAAACAACCTCGTACTCAGGTGCAAAAAGTACAGTTCATGGACTATGGTGGACCCCGCTTGGGTCACTCCGAAGTATGCAAATCGAATACATGACAATGGGCCTCTAGTGGTTATCAAGGGGGAACATTGCGGGAAATTCGTTCGTCGCATTCATCATGAAGGCACCTCGGATAATCCAACTGTCTTGGTCGCTGTAGTCACCCGATCTAAAGATCGTGTAGACGTTTTAACTGGCGAGCGATTTATACTCAGCACGGATTTCCTGTGTTCAGTTCCCGAGTCCAAGAAAGACAGAGACCTCAACTCCAATGTTATGACTCAGTTAAAAGACCAGtacaagaaaaagatacTGTGA
- a CDS encoding Endo-1,6-beta-D-glucanase codes for MNGGSLLSQYVTPYATYLLKAVQGFQSQGFSVYAISIQNEPQNSNPTYPTCTMSVDIEGQIGTTLRSLLNNNSLSSVKIVGYEHNWDNAGTYPVQLMSSYGSAFSGAAFHCYAGSVGNQDQLHNAYPSKEIYFTECSGTIGSDWWSDIKWYIDNLWVGSLEHNARSGLMWNIALDGNGNPKTPGTNSCGGPGCRAIVTVNSDGSYSFNQEFYSMAQASKAIIPKDPGGPFGQRIGVSVGGSLNWALRVGAYVTGRVSSSDWLRYSIVVLNWNDNASSSWNPQPVKTTIEFRGMQATYTFPVGVTTLWWFAPATGSNAREINVQTYSNGTNTTMAI; via the exons ATGAATGGAGGATCTCTACTGTCGCAATACGTGACTCCGT ATGCTACCTACTTGCTCAAAGCTGTTCAAGGATTCCAGAGCCAAGGATTCTCGGTTTATGCGATATCCATCCAG AATGAACCGCAGAACAGTAATCCCACGTACCCAACATGTACTATGAGTGTCGACATCGAAGGACAAATTGGAACCACATTGAGATCACTTCTAAACAATAATTCGCTGTCAAGTGTAAAAATCGTCGGTTACGAG CACAACTGGGACAATGCTGGTACTTATCCTGTACAGTTG ATGAGCTCATATGGTAGTGCTTTCTCGGGAGCGGCATTCCATTGTTACGCAGGATCAGTTGGGAATCAGGATCAGTTACACAACGCTTACCCATCTAAG GAAATATATTTTACTGAGTGCTCAGGAACCATCGGCTCCGATTGGTGGAGTGATATCAAG TGGTACATAGATAACCT ATGGGTCGGAAGTTTAGAGCATAACGCTCGCTCA GGCCTCATGTGGAATATCGCCCTTGACGGAAACGGGAATCCCAAAACACCAGGTACCAATAGCTGTGGTGGGCCAGGCTGCCGGGCAATCGTTACCGTTAACAGCGACGGAAGCTACTCCTTTAATCAAGAAT TCTATTCGATGGCCCAGGCATCAAAGGCAATTATACCGAAGGATCCTGGAGGGCCATTTGGCCAGCGAATCGGTGTCAGCGTCGGCGGGTCGCTGAACTGGGCGCTCAGAGTAGGCGCCTATGTCACAGGGCGGGTTTCATCAAGTGATTGGCTAAGATATTCCATCGTTGTTCTGAACT GGAACGACAACGCTTCCTCGTCATGGAATCCTCAACCCGTGAAGACAACAATCGAATTTAGGGGAATGCAAGCAACGTACACGTTCCCCGTTGGGGTTACAACCTTGTGGTGGTTTGCACCTGCTACTGGTTCCAATGCTAGGGAGATCAATGTGCAGACCTACTCTAATGGTACTAATACGACCATGGCTATTTGA